TTTACCATGTCTCATTAGAAGCGTTAtggcagtttaaaaaacaataaGGTCCCTCCAGTCCACAATGATGTATAACTTCACAATGAATTACAAAACAATGACCCGAACACCATGACTACCAATAACATTTCTATGCTCCTCCAATACTTCCGAAATTGCTTCTCACTGCCATAGTGAACTcacgatgtacaagccctattatCACGCATTGAGTTATATTCTACATACTTCTATTCTTCTCGTATGCTACACCCTCTATTACTTAACAATTGAAAGAGTAAAAACTAaactcaagatttcttccttgctgattaaaGTGAGTTTTTTCTTGGCCTTGTGGGGGCCTGGGTCAGGGCGGGGGTCATAAATACTGTAATggggattaagggctatacaaataaaatttaaTTAAAGAGCGCAGCCTTTCAGGCATGACCACTGCAACAACAAGCTGTGTCTCATtgtggcgccccctgcaggcagCATGGCTCACGCTGACAGCAAGCTGATGGTCATCGGGGCCCTGGCCGGGGTGGCGGGCGTCAGCCTGGCCGCCGTCTGGTACCACAGCCTCCGGCGCCGGGACTCCTGGCCCGCCGCGTGCCTCGACGGCCCCGGGGGCGGCGGTCTGACGGTGGTGGACGGCGGGGCCGGCGTCGGGCCGGCCTTGGCGGGCCAGGCGGAGGTGCTGGACCGCCTGGAGGCTCTGATACGCTGCGTCTCGGAGCTGAAGGACGAGATGAGGGCCCTGAAGAGCGCCCTGCCCCTGCTGCCCGACCaggtgagggaggagatgaagagcgGCCGGtcggagggcggcggcggcgcggggTCCCGCCGGACCACCCCCACCCGCAGGAAGCGGGCCGCCGCGGCCGCCGGATTGGCCACCAGAAGCGGAGGTCAAAGTTCAGAGGAagcagagagtgagggagggtgagTACCAGCACATAGACACAAGTGGAGTTAACAACTTCCACTAAAGGAATACGGGTACGATCCCCGATGTGTATTATAGTGGTTATGCATATTAGGGGTGTGCACGGgtacacgtgtaaccggttagtaaatcataaccgtttaggaaaaataagtaaacgaaaaccgtaaaaaaaacaaaaaaacactgcGCCATTGTTTCAAAGgcaatcgcgacggtctatactttcaacattgtttccatatttataattcgaaattcgtcacagcctttataccacggaTACTCTGGATTATATAGCATAGAACCGCTTTTTCTgattagtttaatgtaacagtaagctgacaacaccctaattaacaccgcaactgcaaattaaccgcacagagataaccatggcaaccgctcaaacaaatgttctttttatcgatcattctgctcgcgcatccgtcgtgttgataaacaaataatccccctatagcgcgactgcggttcactttaaaaaatatatatacttcttTTCATTAATAAGAAAACGGTTAACAGTGTacgcgaaaaaaaaaaaggggttgtgtTACAGTTTACAATTTTTTGTAACCGTTCACACCCCTAATGCATATCAAGGTTCACCTTTGTATGCATAACCACTATAATGCATATCAAAACTTTTCTTCAATCCACTAAAGGAATACAGGTACGATCCCTGATGTACATTATAGTGGTTATGCATATCAAGGTAAACCTTGATATGCATAACCACAGGGATCGTACCGTATTCCTTTAGTGGATTGCTGCTGCTAACTCTACTTGTGTAGCGTTAAAGTGGCTAAAATAATTTCTTGATTTGTTTCGGATTTAGAATTTGCCCttgtaaataattaattttaTTAATGCAGCAATGTTTTACAAGTGAATTGTACTCTTGTCATACATGAATGTCAATACGAATATGACTCACTtcttcaagacacacacacacacacacacacacacacacacacacacacacacacacacacacacacacacacacacacacttgctccttgTAACGTGGTGGAACAAACTAGAATATTGCACAACTTGCCTCAATGTTTACGAAcagaaaaggaccccacctagagttAAGGGCGCACTATTATCTGCCTGTCAGAATCAACAGTCACATGCAGGGGGATTCagaccaaacacaacttgtgaTCTGATCTGTTCTGTTGAAACAGAATAGTGCTGAATAACTTTTCTTATTAACTTAACTTATCACATCGGCTTTGTATTCTGACGGCTTAAATAAGGTGCACGGAACCCTCTATATAGAAACACATtggatgaaaataaaaataccaCAGTGTTTTGTGGTTTGGCACTACTGTTTCTCCCCAATTAAAATGACTGTAATTCAGCTACTGCCAAAAATTCGAAAGTTATATACACAATCAATGGAATAGTTCTATTTGAATGCAGCGGGTACAATAACAGCTCAAGGCTTTCAACAAAGAACGGTGTGAGGGCGATATCTAATTAGCTCGACAGCACCCAGGTGTACTTACCTTCCACTAAGGTGAGAAGCTTAGGGCGTCGGTGTCTTGTTGACCGAGGAGCTTCCTTGGACATCCCAACATAAGGATATATCCAACGTGATGGACTGATGGCTGGAAATAGTGCCTTAAACCTGAGTGGAGGCCTGTTTTTAGATTATTAGATGAATATATTATCATGTGACAGTGATATAAATAATTAACAATTATCAAGATATGGTTAGCATTAGAATATGCATCATATTCCACCCTGTGCATGAAACCATTTCAATCATTAAAGGTGGATGCATTAATGGATGTTGATACAAGTGGGGTGAGTTTTATCACAATTATTTCAATGTGTTGGGTCTTAAATTCTACGCACGTAACCAGTTGGTTAAATTGTGGTTAATGGAGATATGTCCTGAAGGCCTTGTGCTTCCTAACCTTTGCAAGGCTCCTTACTGGGTAAGCAGATGTACTTTAATGTGCTTCCAATGTGCCTCAGGTGTGggagaatggaggagaaacATGCCCAGCTCTCTACCTCCATAGACCAGAACATACCTCAATCACACCCAACCTTGGATAAAATAAACAGCAGTTTACCATCAACACCCACTTGGGAAAGATAGactaaagaaaaaacaacaactaaggGCTATTCTAAAGTTGTTGAGGTTTAAtggagttttatttttttgctctgACAAAGTAGAGAAAAGTAGTGGGATCTGAAGTTCTACTGTAACACAGTATTACTGCTGGAACCCAAAGTTCAAAAAAGTAGTTCTCTGTTTTCCCCTGTGCAGGGGTGGAAAGTACGGAGGTACATTTACTAGCGTTCCTGTAATTGAGTAGTTTTTTTGTGTACTTGTAATTTCTTAAGTGGTTTTTAAAAtctatacttttacttttaccttGAGTATgatttttatataattttaaATAGTATACAGCTATTATACGACACCTCCATTCTTGGTGTCGTATAATCTCCATTCTCCAGGCCGCATGTCGACGTGATCTGCTACTACCAGCCCCGCCTCTCCAATGCATTGATCTAGACTGCTGTTTGTATCTTTAATCTAACATGCATTGTCAGATAAACTGTTGACTCTTGAAAACACCGGGCTCTGCTGCGGCTGCGGCGGATCAGGTCGTTAATCTGACGAGGCCCGGCTGTGTGTCGGCCTGCCGTGGCGTTGTCAATGACTCTGGCACAGCTTGTGGCCTTCTGTGAAAACACATCTGTCTCGTCGGTCTCGGGCTACGTGACTACTGTAAGCATGATCGATGCACCTGGGTGTTATGAGGTCAttcataatccccccccccttttgtaAACATCAGCCCCCGTCTGTTAGAGGGCTCGATCTCAGCGTGATCCCACGCTCCAGTGGAGGCGGTTGTTTGGTTGCCTGACTGCACCCCCTTGAACGATATCTGTAGGTTGTAATCCTTGGAAAGAGATCTTtgaacgtacgcacacacaaacacagacacacctcttATAATTAAAGAACTTTACTTCTGCTCTGTTATTTGTCGGGGCACGGTGTAGGGGAATGTTGCAGTCGGTAGAGGAGAACTTCCAGCCCCTGAGGGCAGAGCTGGCATCCACCCAGAGAATGAGCTGCCGCCCTTATCCTCACATCCATCTGATGGGCCCTCCGTATCCCACCTAAGAGCACCATATCCTCTCCCGGagcctgttggggggggggggggggccctgttgCGCAGTGCATTGGTCCCTCGTTATGCCTTGGCCGAAGTCACTAAGTACACAGAGAGATTAGCCGGGATATCGTTCTCCCCTTGCTGCCAACGGAGCTCTGCAAACCAAATAGAAAGACGAAACATGAATATTACAAAATCTGCAGAAGTAAACATGGCTTGGATCAGTGACGTTTACACTATTACAAATAATTAAAAGCAAGAACCATCAGTCTATCAATTATCCCTGTGTCAACAATATCAGAGAGTAGCGCAATCACAATTGAACCAGAGGCAATTATCAATGTATCGCTGTATTGACTATGGAAAAATGCGTTGATGTGTAGCATGTGTATGCATCATGCAAACGCAATGATCAGATTGTTCTTTAGATGTCAGTGATATTTGCAGCCATCACTTAGCAGGACAGTGGCTTGTCTGCGGAGCTAGAGATATTCCGACAGTGTGCCTAGTGTTGGCGTACCCAATGATTGGACTCATCTTGCTCCAACACGAGCTTTTGAAATGCCTGCACAGATGCATTTTTTGTTTCTGTATTTGTTGgtaacaaaaaaagaagaagacaaTACTAAGAATGAGGACATAATCCTTGCTGCCAGATGGATTGGGACCCTGGAGACCCTCCCcagcgctgtgattggctgtccgTGTGTCCACagccctgtgattggctgtccgTGTGTCCACagccctgtgattggctgtccgTCTGCCGTGACAGCTTCCTCACCGGGCCATCAATCACGCAGCGTGCGTGCCAAGCTGTCAGGAACCTCATTTAAACGTGTCTTGTAGGAACTTGTAATTCCTCAAACAGTTCCCACTGCTGTTTATTCACCTCGCCTCGCCATAGCTCCAGGACATtagttggagggggggggggggggtgaagtattgaaaataacaataaaaaaagcaaGACAGGAAAATCCTTGCATTTAGGACATGGATAGTTGATTTAAGCTGAACCGACAGATTCTGTGCGGCCAGGAAGGCATGCCCGATCAGCGCACACCTAATGTTTATAAAGAGATACTCGTGATTAATGGTCTGTATTTCAGGGAAAAGCTTATAGCTAACAGAAAGGTAAGTGCTCATCAGCGGGCATGGGTGCATCTGAATGGGATATTTAAACTTGGCTAAAGCACGTAATTGCTTCATTTTAAGCGTGCAATGACGACGTGTAAAAATCGAAAGAGGCTTAGCCTCTGTGGTCGCACGTACGCATCTTTGCACGTAGTTTCGCGGCAGTGGAGCGTTGAAGTTTGGGGTCGAAGGTCCCGCCTAGATCCAGACGAGCGTAACCTACTTTTTAAATGAGAACATGGAACACCGAGCTCCCCGTCTGACCTGCCACCGGCGCCGTGAGAGGGCATCTGCATTGCTCTCCAAGTTGCACAGCAGCATGTGGGTTTCACCTGTGGGCCACTGTGTGTGAATAATTGACATAGCTGTCTGTCTTCACTGGCATCCGTCCTTCCGCTTCTTCTTTCATAGTTTCTTCATAGTTTCTTTCAGGTGTTTATGCTGTGCCTCTACCAACCCTCTTAGTTGTGACGTTAATTTCCCTGATTCTTGATTCTCGGCCTTCTGGTGTCTGCTATGCGCTTAATAATGTGGCTGCTAAACACTTCCCTACTGCCTATTCAGCCAACGCCGGCCCTGCTGTATCGAGTTCATTGTATCGAGTTCATTGTATCAACCCTCCTGGCAAGTTTCATTACAGGGCAGTAATGTCCCCCTGATACGTGATCCGGTTTGCAACACTGTGAACCCCTCCCCCTAGTCAATTAGATCAACCCAAAAGTCCATTTAGTTGAATGACCTGCTTATTCTTTTTATGATGGGCCGCAACAGCAATGTAAACAGCTGTATGTCTTATACCGTTCTTCCTAATCGACCATTCATCCAGTATGGTTCCACAATGCGGTTACGCTTCATCACAAACAGGGGGCGTAGTAAGCACCACTTCATGCACCACCCATACCATGGCAGCGGAACCAAGGGCAACGGGGGGGCTGTGTGGGAGAGCTCAGACGAGCACGATTTCTCTCTGGGAGAATTCTGACCCTTGTCTACTATTTGGACGCCTGCAGAGGCGATCTATTCACCCTCCAGTCGGGCCACTGTTGCAGTGCACgtaccctctctcccctggccCCCAGCGGCACCCAGCAGGGAATAGGCCTGGGGCCGGATGCTCCGAGGCCTTGAGATGTTGAGATGGTAACTCTTCACCATGTTTGTTGTGAGGGCTCTCGCCATGACAACCTCCATGGTTAAGCTCCCTTGAAGGTGTCTCTCCTTTTCCCCCCCCTGGACTTTGTTGAATGGCTCTGCTCCATTATAAGGTCACAGAGGGCATTTCAAGAAGTTGATCAGTGCCTTGCATATGTTTAGGTTGCACAAAGAGAATGGACCAAGTAAGCACAAAGGCCAACTTAACCACTGGCCAACTGAATAATTGATTGGATTGGAAGTGGGTCACGTGCTGTTTTTCGTCCTGACACCGAAATCTACGTAAACAGATCATGACTAAAGTATAGAAGATGTGCAAAACGTATGGGCTGTTGTGCTATTATGTAATCTATCTGCATAAAGCCTTTACAGCAGCTAAGATGAGCTACCATGTTGGTCATCCTTTCACATTATGAAATAGATATGAAATGCATTGTTCAACATGTAACCCTGCAGGTTTTTTAGCCTTTCCCCAGGATGGGTCCACAAAGAGGGGATAGTTAACCTCAATGGCAAGCAAACACTCTGAAGTATGCTCTCGTCACAATAGATCAATACAGTTTACAGACATGTGCAAAATCGGTGTGACTTTATTGTTCTTGGCCTCGAATACCAGCTAAGCTACTTTAGATTGGTCGTGTTATTGTTAGCATTAACATGCCACCGCTAAGCCTTAATGACACAGCAGCATCATTACTTTGTGGTTTATTTATTGTTAGCATTAACATGCGATAGCTAGGCCTTATTGACACAACATCATTACTTTatggtttatttattgttaGCATTAACATGCGATAGCTAGGCCTTATTGACACAACATCATTAGCTTAGATCGGTTTCTTCATTGTTGGCATTAACATGCGATAGCTAGGCCTTATTGACACAACATCATTAGCTTAGATCGGTTTCTTTATTGTATGCATTAATGTGCAACAGCTAGCCCTTGATGACACAACAACAGCACtggattgatttattttattataaggGTTCCCGATGCAATATCCTTTCAGTTCATGACACATGATGTACTGTTGCACCCTCAGATCCTGCTAAGAGGTCGAGGCCCGACATAAAAACATGGGAAGGTTGTCCATCTGCACACGTCGTCGCGAGGCCGCCCCTTGTTGTTGTTCCCGCATGCGTCAGCCCCTCGCGGCTGCCATTTCCCcactttgttttccttttctccGGGCCCTCCCGGCCCCTCAGTGGCTAATAGGGCCCCTGCTCTTGTAATAACAGGAGGGCTCAAGGTGTGTCTGGCTGGGCGGAGTCTGGAGGTGGCCTCCGGCAAGGGGCACCTGTTGGGTCCACCGTGCTACTGGGCAGGACCCGCTCTGACACATCCCTCCAGAACCCGTGGCTCTCAGACATAAACATTCCTCCAAACCGCCAATGACGCACGTGCAGCTGCTGCCAACACCTGATGGAGGCTTCCCATAGTTTCACCTTTCGGTGTCTTTCATTTCACCCCGCCTCGGTCGTAAAGACCCTGTTTTTCCCTTCTCATATAAAGCTCGCGAGGCGCTTCTTCTTCTTAAGTGCCGTTGATTAGTCGCCGTAGTCGAAGGAGGGAACCATAAAACACGAGTGGCTGTTGCATGCCGCGTCCCGGCGAGTCCGCGGCGCGTCGGGGAGAAAGGCCTCCAGCCATCGGAACGTCAAGACTTTCCTCTACTGTCGGCGTTTAGAAACAATTAAGTGACCGACTTGTGTAAACAAGGCTGCTGCAGTCTTGCATGTAAACATGCAGTGAGCTGTCAGTGTGTACAATCAGGCCAATGATTGGCCGCGGGGTAATCATAGAAGGGGACTCGTTAAAACTTGATTTTTGATTGCTCCGAGTCATTCCTCACAGAGAGCGGTTCTTTCCAGCCCACAGGTTGAAGAGGGGAATTATGTCTTCGTTACACTCAGTGACTCCAGTGAGGGGAAAAACCTGCCGTGTGTGTTGAGGGGTGCATGACTGACCTTACTGAAGCCCTCTCTTATGATCCAGAACAGCCACGCCCTGTTTCACTTGCATGGGAGATAGATTGCATATTCAGGGTTTTTCCTTGGGTCTTTCCAGGGTTGATGTTGAGGAATGTCTTTTAGCTTTGATAAGGACTTTAGGAAATGAACCTGGCTCAACCTGACTGGTTGGTCATCAGTTCCTCATCAAATACGATGGCATTGTGTCCTCCAGGTATATGACGGCGCTGACAGACTCTGACGAAGAGGAACCAAGCCCGGGGTCAccgagacaggaggaggaggaagaggagggcgaggaggagcctGTTGACCAGCTGGTCGCCCTCCTGGGGAGGGTTGACGCTCTTCACCGAGGGGACAGTTGCGGCAAGAGACGGAGTCTTGATGCACTTctggagaagaaagaggaggtgTGTTGAGTACGCACACGGTCATGTCTGTGGGCCGTGGTCaagtttctctccctcccctccaaagTAGCATTTTGTATCTGTAAAACTTGTAAGAGGCAACTTTATATTTTTTACCGATTATTTACGAGGTAGAATACAAATTCCTTCCTCCACTTTTGGGGCGCTACGCGTCATGTCCTCTTCACCCCCAACGCTCCCTCTCTAATGATTTACCTTCCATGTTCCTCCGCCAAGTTCAGTTTGGAGTGACAACCATTTGGGAGTTGACGAGAAAAGGACCAATTCGGAACAAACAGCgatagccgcagcagcagcagcagagataCAGTTATACATACAAGTGGTGTACGCATGCACGGTGCCGTTTGAACCAACCTTTTGATCCTTTCCACTCTCTGCAGTACGGAGAGAGCGCGTCACTGCTGTGGCGCCTGGCCCGGGCCTACTGTGACGCCCATGACCTCGCAGACGgcctggaggagaagaaggcccTGGCTCTGAGCGGTAACCAATCACATTCTGACCTTCGCCTGGAAACGAGGCTGAGGAGACGTTTTGTCTCGCCAATGACCGCATGAGATCTATTCATTATTTGGCCATTTGACTGTAGTTGGTATGTCAATTTGAGTTTTGACGGAGTTTGAATAATTTTACAAAGTAAGAAATATCTtagtatattttatttgtggatTGTGGTACACGTAATGTGATTTGCATACCACCATCTCCGGGTGTATGCTAAGAACGCAGACACATTTTACAGACCTTTTTATCTTACAGATCACTTGCTGTACACATTTGACAAAACGCTACAAAACTCTCCTAATCCACAAATGCGTATCAACTAGTTCACATTATGTTCTGAAAGTCAAAACTTAAAGATGTGTATTGATTGATCGGTGTACTCAGATCTGATCATTATTAGTAATGGAGGTGTTGTGTAAACTAAACCCTGTCAGTGACATGAACACTATGACATGTTGAATGAGATGGAAATTGTGTCATCATTATCCTAAACATTCAAGATCATATTTCGAGCTGAACAGGTTCACTGCAAGGTGCGAGAATGATGACGAATGGAAACAGTCCTTCAAGAAAGAGTCCAGTGTAGATCAAATTAATAAATCTTATTTAGATGCATGTTTTCTTCTGACTTGGTTAACAAACAGAGTAAGCAACCATTTAAGCATGACGGAAGTGGCCACTGAAACAAAGTAGGTTTCTTACCATGATAATAACATTTTAACTCTAAGAAATGTATGTGGGAACAAAGTAAACCGATGCATAAGAAAACATTATTCATTCAGCCAATCTGTACGGAATATTAAAGTTTATTTCTTGAAAGTGGTTCAACTGCCCTGGTAATCTAATTTTAGTGTTTCCGTGGCAACATTAGCGTGCCTACCACGCCCCATCCAAATGACTATTTTAGGAATCAACTTGAATTACCTTTCCAAACTCATCTACCCAGGGTGTACCACGTTGTCAGTGGTTGGATTTCATTGAATGATTAGAATGCTCTCGTTCAGACTGGATtggcctgtttctctctcctcttgttAATGGGCCTTTAATAACTACCAAGCAGACTCTAATGACAGCGATACTGCTGTCTCAGATACTGCAGGTCAACATTATTTATCAaggcaggtttgtgtgtgtgtctgtgacagtgtgtgtgtgtgcgtgctcttaATCCTAAATCACACAATTTCCCGAAGACAATGAACATGCTTTATTTAGAAAAAAGGAAGCGCAGCGCCTTGAATGGACCAATCGGTGCCCAGAGAGCTCGGGGTTCCCAGGGATTATGGGCTGTGGTTCATCCAGA
This genomic window from Gadus macrocephalus chromosome 15, ASM3116895v1 contains:
- the LOC132473736 gene encoding regulator of microtubule dynamics protein 2, translating into MFCSLHRKLTVRISQCLPVYQHHSSMAHADSKLMVIGALAGVAGVSLAAVWYHSLRRRDSWPAACLDGPGGGGLTVVDGGAGVGPALAGQAEVLDRLEALIRCVSELKDEMRALKSALPLLPDQVREEMKSGRSEGGGGAGSRRTTPTRRKRAAAAAGLATRSGGQSSEEAESEGGYMTALTDSDEEEPSPGSPRQEEEEEEGEEEPVDQLVALLGRVDALHRGDSCGKRRSLDALLEKKEEYGESASLLWRLARAYCDAHDLADGLEEKKALALSGKEAGAEAVRLNPSCADSHQWYAIMCGLMAEYDTVQNKIKNGFIFKDHLDKAIELKPEDPMSYYLLGRWCYAVAQLSWIERKVATTLFGEPPSATVQDALKNFLKVEDISPGYSKQNYVFLAKCFKDLGQKSQARRMCEAACSMDTVSKEDEDAAKELTVLCPMLGV